TTCATATTTTTTTAATTCTTCATTCATTTCTGACTGATCAATAAAAAATTGTTGAATCATCATATCTTGGGGAGAAAATAGCAGAATAGCATCACTATCTAGTCCATCCCGACCCGCACGACCGGCTTCTTGATAATAAGCTTCTATATTCTTTGGAATCTGATAGTGAATAACAAAGCGCACATTACTTTTATCAATCCCCATCCCAAATGCATTTGTCGCCACCATCACAGTCGTTTTATCGTATAGAAAAGCTTCTTGGGCTACATTACGAGCTTGCTCACCCATACCACCGTGATACATACCTGATTGGATTCCTTTAGACAGGAGCAATTGGTGAATTCGTTCAACTTCTTTTCTCGTACTTGCATAAACAATTCCAGATTGTCCATCGTTTAGCTTTAAATAATCTAAGAGATAACGATTTCGATCTTGACCTTTGACAACTTGAAAAGCTAAATTTTTTCTTGAAAATCCTGTTTTGACACAATTTTCTTCAGATATTCCAAGCAATTTGATAATATCTTCGGAAACAACTGGTGTTGCAGTAGCAGTTAATGCTAGAACGGTTGGACGTTGAACCATCCCCGCAAGTGTTTCGCACAAAGCTAAGTAGCTTGGTCTAAAATCATGTCCCCACTGAGAAATACAATGCGCTTCATCAATGGCAATCAAATCAACTTGAACAGATTGCATTAAATAATGGATCTCTTCCGTTTGAAAACGTTCTGGTGCTACATACAATAGTTTATATGCTCCGTCTGCTGCATCTCGTAAACGTTGATTCATTTCTTTTGTAGACAGCGTACTGTTGACATATGCTGCTGGGATTCCTAATTCTAATAAAGCATCAACTTGATCTTTCATTAAAGAAATCAATGGCGAAATCACAATAGTCAAGCCTGAAAAAACCAGTGCTGGAATTTGATAGCAAATTGATTTACCTCCACCTGTTGGCATAATCGCTAATGCATCTTGACCATGTAAAACTTTAGAAATAATTTCTTTTTGACCATTTCTAAAATCAGAATATCCATAAATTTCATTTAACAACTTGACTGCTTGTTCTTCCAAAAAGGTCCCTCCTTCTTATGTATGTAATCGTATTATTTTTTAATGAAGAAAAAGAGGCTGGGACAAAGTCCATAGCCTTTTAATTTCAACCTTACTAACACTATTTAATTTTTTAATCCAGCTTCTTTGGACCAAACCTTCGAAAAAAAGATGGAAGTTCGAGGTGGCAAAAAGCGCCACATCAAATTCCCCTATTTTTCTCCCGAGCCTAAACGACTCAACGAGCTTTTTATCTTTAATCTTTTTCACAGGTGAAGAACCATCTTGTGCTTTCTTTTGTAACAGCTGCTCTCCCAAAATCTGTGGTTACTTTTACACGACTGAAACCTGCTACTTTTAACATGGTTAGAAAGTCTTCAATTGGGTATGTTCGCTCGTAATGGCGTTCATCAAAGCGCTCATACAAAGATGTTTCTGCATTTAAAACGTAAAAGGTTAAGTCATGTTCAATGCTATGTGGGTTTTCACCTTCGTAGCTCGTCCATAAAAAACTGATTTCTTCGGATTGGTCATTATACATATAACCTGGAAAAATTTCGTCAATTTGGTACGTTGAATGGACATCAAATAGGAATATTCCACCATTTTCTAAAATTGAAAAAACTTCTTGGAAAACTTTTAAAACAGCTTCGTCATCTGGCATATAGCAAATTGAATCGGAAAAACAAGTCACCACTTTATAGTGACCTATCTCAGATAAATCAAGCATGTTGCCTTCCAATAAAGGTAGCTTTAGCCCTTTTTTCAGCGCGCGTTCATTCGCTAAACTTAACATGTTCTCTGATAAGTCTAAACCCGTTACATCAAATCCAGCTTCTTTCAATGTCACAGCTAAAGCACCTGTTCCGCAAGCTAATTCAAGAAGACTTTGTCCCTCGTTCTTGATTTCTTGTTGAACGAAGGATAGCCAGTCTTCATATAATGAATCATCCATAATTGCATCATAAACTTGAGCAAAAGTTTGATAACTCATAATTAGCTGACCATTTCACTAATATCAACTAGTGGAGCGTCACTCCATAATTTTTCTAAGTTGTAAAAAGCACGTTCTGAATAATGGAAGACATGAACAACTACATCACCTAAATCAATTAAAATCCATTTCGCTGAATCGCGTCCTTCAACTCGTTTCACTTCAACATGAGCTGCTTCTGCATTGTCAATCACTTCATTCATAATTGCTTCAACTTGTTTTTCACTATTTCCGTGCATAACGACAAAATAGTCTGCCAAGATTGAAATTGTACGTACATCTAAGGCCATAATATCCTCAGCACGCTTGTCGTCTCCTGCCTTTACGGCAATTTTTAATACTTCTTCGCTTGATAATGTCAAATTAGTTC
This Carnobacterium maltaromaticum DSM 20342 DNA region includes the following protein-coding sequences:
- the recQ gene encoding DNA helicase RecQ, with product MEEQAVKLLNEIYGYSDFRNGQKEIISKVLHGQDALAIMPTGGGKSICYQIPALVFSGLTIVISPLISLMKDQVDALLELGIPAAYVNSTLSTKEMNQRLRDAADGAYKLLYVAPERFQTEEIHYLMQSVQVDLIAIDEAHCISQWGHDFRPSYLALCETLAGMVQRPTVLALTATATPVVSEDIIKLLGISEENCVKTGFSRKNLAFQVVKGQDRNRYLLDYLKLNDGQSGIVYASTRKEVERIHQLLLSKGIQSGMYHGGMGEQARNVAQEAFLYDKTTVMVATNAFGMGIDKSNVRFVIHYQIPKNIEAYYQEAGRAGRDGLDSDAILLFSPQDMMIQQFFIDQSEMNEELKKYEYAKLREMAQYGSTQMCLQRFIVRYFGEDCPDCGRCSNCLDDREAAIITLEAQKVLSCVKRMGETFGKSMIMKVLTGSKDQKIKQWNFEELSTYGLMKGVPQKEVTQLIDYLTAEKYLSPTDGQFPILKVTTKGVAVLKGEEEVTRKQAKVAEKVAVDDVLFDQLREVRSQLASEHKVPPYIIFSDETLREMCQKLPTNDEEMLTVKGIGENKLEKYGNYFLEILLTAKTVK
- the rsfS gene encoding ribosome silencing factor — its product is MTLSSEEVLKIAVKAGDDKRAEDIMALDVRTISILADYFVVMHGNSEKQVEAIMNEVIDNAEAAHVEVKRVEGRDSAKWILIDLGDVVVHVFHYSERAFYNLEKLWSDAPLVDISEMVS
- a CDS encoding class I SAM-dependent DNA methyltransferase; translation: MSYQTFAQVYDAIMDDSLYEDWLSFVQQEIKNEGQSLLELACGTGALAVTLKEAGFDVTGLDLSENMLSLANERALKKGLKLPLLEGNMLDLSEIGHYKVVTCFSDSICYMPDDEAVLKVFQEVFSILENGGIFLFDVHSTYQIDEIFPGYMYNDQSEEISFLWTSYEGENPHSIEHDLTFYVLNAETSLYERFDERHYERTYPIEDFLTMLKVAGFSRVKVTTDFGRAAVTKESTRWFFTCEKD